The Phalacrocorax carbo chromosome 23, bPhaCar2.1, whole genome shotgun sequence genome includes a window with the following:
- the BAK1 gene encoding bcl-2 homologous antagonist/killer, protein MASGNDGDPPRAHGRWESRGRRLSQELNSEDQVAKETEEVFRSYAFYRHQQEREERGEEVPMDPEIVEIQQELGSTGSMVGRRLAIIGDDINERYDVEFRYMLKSLQPTKENAYEYFTRIASSLFESGINWGRVIALLGFGYRMAIHVYQHGIPGFLRRIARYVAEFMLQNRIAQWIAQQGGWVAALDLDNVYMKYMLVVVALVMVGHLVVRRFFRP, encoded by the exons ATGGCCTCAGGGAACGACGGTGACCCACCGAGGGCCCATGGACGCTGGGAAAGCCGTGGGCGCAGGCTGTCACAAGAGCTCAACTCAG AAGACCAGGTGGCAAAGGAGACGGAGGAGGTGTTTCGGAGCTATGCCTTCTATCGCCACCaacaggagagagaggagagaggggaggaagtGCCCATGGACCCAGAGATCGTGGAGATCCAGCAGGAACTGGGCAG CACTGGGAGCATGGTGGGAAGGCGCCTGGCCATCATCGGTGACGACATTAACGAGCGGTACGACGTGGAGTTTCGCTACATGCTGAAGTCTTTGCAGCCCACCAAGGAGAACGCCTATGAGTACTTCACCAGAATAGCCTCCAG CTTGTTTGAGAGCGGCATTAACTGGGGCCGGGTGATCGCGCTGCTGGGCTTTGGCTACCGCATGGCCATCCACGTCTACCAGCACGGCATACCGGGTTTCCTCCGCCGGATCGCCCGCTACGTTGCGGAGTTCATGCTCCAGAACCGCATCGCCCAGTGGATCGCCCAGCAGGGAGGATGG GTGGCTGCACTCGACCTGGACAATGTTTACATGAAGTACatgctggtggtggtggcccTGGTCATGGTGGGGCATTTAGTGGTACGACGCTTCTTCAGACCCTGA